Proteins co-encoded in one Trichoplusia ni isolate ovarian cell line Hi5 chromosome 19, tn1, whole genome shotgun sequence genomic window:
- the LOC113503586 gene encoding uncharacterized protein LOC113503586 isoform X1 — MQCNQSFCGLGFPNAPIFNYNSPLQCNTNLYSDVVGEGVVTSLTLPDGRVQLFFKPTLKWWTPNTFQPNIPMQTNMNVNVPFYNNPLGTWFVRSINNPVPPNLFTPSSQQFDGGKLYNSESNLNGGGNGYQLKNVNNFQFHQDHSTSTTDIHYFYPCLRQLDYTFRSCRGTAAVQVETQPVENNMTCHYEVRCAKTCNCDCNCNKPMSLVSIAEPKNRKGKSYPDTPPSSCEDTRKKRNKRNKKRKNKTKKVVCACESTDDIQTMDKSITTYKDIGSCCAPANGRETQTYRGSTPSRQCCSRKIPMFLSDSLMQRCNVKQKKSWHLTPATPVSEGEVRSDSVEKLLDFGDTGDDDSSSIFSCDS; from the exons ATGCAGTGCAACCAGTCCTTCTGCGGGCTCGGGTTCCCCAATGCGCCAATCTTTAATTACAATTCAC CGTTACAATGCAATACGAACTTATATTCAGATGTAGTGGGTGAAGGTGTTGTCACCTCATTGACTCTACCAGACGGAAGagtacagttattttttaagccTACATTAAAATGGTGGACGCCTAATACATTTCAACCGAATATTCCTATGCAAACCAATATGAATGTAAACGTCCCATTCTACAATAACCCATTGGGCACTTGGTTCGTGCGAAGCATTAATAATCC GGTACCTCCCAATCTGTTCACTCCTTCGAGTCAACAATTTGATGGGGGGAAGCTGTATAATTCCGAGAGCAATTTAAACGGCGGTGGCAATGGTTATCAACTGAAG aatgtaaataattttcagttCCACCAGGATCATTCCACATCCACAACGGACATACATTACTTCTATCCGTGTTTGCGACAGCTCGACTATACGTTTAGATCGTGCAGAGGGACCGCCGCTGTACAAGTGGAAACACAACCCGTAGAGAACAACATGACGTGTCATTATGAAGTCCGTTGTGCCAAAACTTGCAACTGCGACTGTAACTGTAATAAACCTATGAGTTTAGTGTCCATAGCTGAACCCAAAAATAGAAAGGGTAAGTCGTATCCCGACACACCACCCTCGTCATGTGAAGATACCAGGAAAAAACGTAATAAACGAAACAAGAAACGtaagaataaaactaaaaaagttgTGTGTGCGTGCGAATCGACCGACGATATACAAACTATGGATAAATCGATTACAACATATAAAGATATAGGTAGCTGTTGCGCTCCTGCGAATGGGCGCGAGACACAAACATACCGTGGATCGACTCCAAGCAGGCAGTGCTGCAGTAGAAAGATTCCGATGTTCTTATCTGACAGTCTGATGCAGCGGTGCAATGTGAAACAGAAGAAGTCGTGGCATCTCACTCCGGCGACGCCGGTCAGTGAGGGAGAGGTGCGAAGCGACTCCGTCGAGAAGTTGCTAGACTTTGGAGACACTGGGGATGACGATTCTTCCAGCATCTTTAGCTGCGACAGCTGA
- the LOC113503586 gene encoding uncharacterized protein LOC113503586 isoform X2 produces MQCNQSFCGLGFPNAPIFNYNSPLQCNTNLYSDVVGEGVVTSLTLPDGRVQLFFKPTLKWWTPNTFQPNIPMQTNMNVNVPFYNNPLGTWFVRSINNPVPPNLFTPSSQQFDGGKLYNSESNLNGGGNGYQLKFHQDHSTSTTDIHYFYPCLRQLDYTFRSCRGTAAVQVETQPVENNMTCHYEVRCAKTCNCDCNCNKPMSLVSIAEPKNRKGKSYPDTPPSSCEDTRKKRNKRNKKRKNKTKKVVCACESTDDIQTMDKSITTYKDIGSCCAPANGRETQTYRGSTPSRQCCSRKIPMFLSDSLMQRCNVKQKKSWHLTPATPVSEGEVRSDSVEKLLDFGDTGDDDSSSIFSCDS; encoded by the exons ATGCAGTGCAACCAGTCCTTCTGCGGGCTCGGGTTCCCCAATGCGCCAATCTTTAATTACAATTCAC CGTTACAATGCAATACGAACTTATATTCAGATGTAGTGGGTGAAGGTGTTGTCACCTCATTGACTCTACCAGACGGAAGagtacagttattttttaagccTACATTAAAATGGTGGACGCCTAATACATTTCAACCGAATATTCCTATGCAAACCAATATGAATGTAAACGTCCCATTCTACAATAACCCATTGGGCACTTGGTTCGTGCGAAGCATTAATAATCC GGTACCTCCCAATCTGTTCACTCCTTCGAGTCAACAATTTGATGGGGGGAAGCTGTATAATTCCGAGAGCAATTTAAACGGCGGTGGCAATGGTTATCAACTGAAG ttCCACCAGGATCATTCCACATCCACAACGGACATACATTACTTCTATCCGTGTTTGCGACAGCTCGACTATACGTTTAGATCGTGCAGAGGGACCGCCGCTGTACAAGTGGAAACACAACCCGTAGAGAACAACATGACGTGTCATTATGAAGTCCGTTGTGCCAAAACTTGCAACTGCGACTGTAACTGTAATAAACCTATGAGTTTAGTGTCCATAGCTGAACCCAAAAATAGAAAGGGTAAGTCGTATCCCGACACACCACCCTCGTCATGTGAAGATACCAGGAAAAAACGTAATAAACGAAACAAGAAACGtaagaataaaactaaaaaagttgTGTGTGCGTGCGAATCGACCGACGATATACAAACTATGGATAAATCGATTACAACATATAAAGATATAGGTAGCTGTTGCGCTCCTGCGAATGGGCGCGAGACACAAACATACCGTGGATCGACTCCAAGCAGGCAGTGCTGCAGTAGAAAGATTCCGATGTTCTTATCTGACAGTCTGATGCAGCGGTGCAATGTGAAACAGAAGAAGTCGTGGCATCTCACTCCGGCGACGCCGGTCAGTGAGGGAGAGGTGCGAAGCGACTCCGTCGAGAAGTTGCTAGACTTTGGAGACACTGGGGATGACGATTCTTCCAGCATCTTTAGCTGCGACAGCTGA
- the LOC113503536 gene encoding tyrosine-protein kinase CSK yields MNSDVHRHQAHPPLAQHGVHAGSQAVGPCGWYSASAAPAPTAPARQKRAQPPHQLPCGGSVSGSNGPHAPLSPTALQNSIPHNIVMSSSVRTPAPAGPTASAMHTSQTTPAAVSKGPSDVLVNSSCVNPPPAGNRLVNMTQWPWHHGAISRERAEALLSGSPDGVFLVRESTNFPGDHTLCVRYRGRVEHYRVKWATAPDNQNQRLTIDDEEFFDNMTDLIHHYLQDADGLCTKLVRCLPKASPNGANNNGVLQPPYPPHPQQPPPYPPTPSVSSALSSGHFQHTYSTQIAPTDQTDSALQQQNFVDARWKIDERDLEIRENIGKGEFGDVMLGILNGSQKVAVKILKDREAASKFRAEASVMASLKHDNLVRLLGLVFSSTGNTCIVTEHCAQGSLLDYLRSRGRHYVTQLNQINFAYDACCGMEYLERMRVVHRDLAARNVLISGEGVAKVADFGLARHDAALDDPAEAARLQAKLPIKWTAPEALKYNKFSNKSDMWSFGILLWEIYSFGRVPYPRIPLAEVVRHVERGYRMEAPEGCPLGPYEVMRAAWHADPGARPSFAATRLRLAAMRDAAHHAPA; encoded by the exons ATGAATTCTGACGTGCACCGACACCAGGCGCACCCGCCATTGGCACAG CACGGAGTGCACGCGGGCTCGCAGGCCGTGGGCCCGTGCGGCTGGTACTCGGCATCGGCCGCGCCCGCTCCCACCGCCCCGGCCCGCCAGAAGCGCGCTCAGCCCCCGCACCAACTACCA TGTGGAGGTAGTGTGAGCGGTAGTAATGGGCCACACGCGCCTCTCTCGCCCACCGCATTGCAGAATTCCATTCCACATAAT ATTGTGATGTCGTCGTCGGTTCGGACGCCAGCCCCGGCCGGACCCACGGCATCTGCTATGCACACATCTCAAACGACGCCTG cAGCGGTGTCAAAAGGTCCCAGTGACGTGCTGGTGAACTCATCGTGCGTGAACCCACCGCCCGCCGGCAACAGGCTCGTCAACATGACTCAGTGGCC ATGGCACCACGGCGCTATCTCCCGGGAGCGCGCAGAAGCGCTGCTGTCGGGGTCCCCGGACGGCGTGTTCCTGGTGCGAGAGAGTACCAACTTCCCCGGCGACCACACGCTTTGCGTGCGGTATCGCGGACGAGTCGAGCATTACCG aGTAAAATGGGCAACAGCCCCTGATAACCAAAATCAACGTCTTACGATAGATGATGAAGAATTCTTCGATAACATGACCGATTTAATTCAC CACTACTTACAAGATGCAGACGGATTATGCACTAAGCTAGTTCGCTGCTTACCAAAGGCCTCGCCGAACGGCGCCAACAATAACGGCGTGTTACAGCCGCCCTACCCGCCACATCCACAG CAGCCGCCCCCGTACCCCCCTACTCCAAGCGTATCGAGCGCGTTAAGCTCGGGCCACTTCCAACACACGTACTCCACGCAGATCGCGCCCACCGACCAGACGGACAGCGCGCTGCAACAACAGAACTTCGTCGATGCAC GTTGGAAAATAGACGAGCGTGATCTAGAAATCCGTGAAAACATTGGCAAAGGCGAGTTTGGTGATGTTATGCTGGGTATATTGAACGGCTCTCAGAAAGTCGCCGTCAAGATCTTAAAGGACCGCGAGGCCGCGAGTAAATTCCGAGCCGAAGCAAGCGTCATGGC GTCGCTGAAGCACGATAACCTGGTAAGGCTACTGGGGCTGGTATTCTCGTCTACCGGCAACACTTGCATCGTGACAGAGCACTGCGCTCAGGGCTCACTGCTTGACTACCTGCGCTCCCGAGGCAGGCACTACGTCACGCAACTCAACCAAATTAACTTTGCCTA TGACGCGTGTTGCGGCATGGAGTACCTGGAGCGCATGCGCGTGGTGCACCGCGACCTGGCCGCGCGGAACGTGCTCATCTCCGGGGAGGGCGTCGCCAAGGTCGCGGACTTCGGGCTGGCCAGGCACGACGCCGCGCTCGACGACCCCGCCGAGGCCGCGCGTCTGCAGGCCAAGCTGCCCATCAAGTGGACCGCGCCCGAGGCGCTCAAGTACAAC AAATTCTCCAACAAGTCTGACATGTGGAGTTTTGGCATTCTTCTCTGGGAAATATATTCATTTGGGAGGGTTCCGTACCCGCGAATC CCGCTAGCGGAGGTGGTCCGCCACGTGGAGCGCGGGTACCGCATGGAGGCGCCGGAGGGCTGCCCGCTGGGCCCGTACGAGGTGATGCGCGCGGCGTGGCACGCGGACCCGGGCGCGCGGCCCAGCTTCGCGGCCacgcgcctccgcctcgccgccaTGCGCGACGCCGCGCAccacgcgcccgcc